One window of Polyangium spumosum genomic DNA carries:
- a CDS encoding sensor histidine kinase, which produces MMRSAPRDREARHEHAPAGGARAEERYSPPEEAPPEPAMSSAERLRTLIEASPDPIFMKDGEGRWLEVNRAGLELFGLEGVDYQGKSEAELSAFTPFYRQALLFCPDTDRVAWDAGKLSRVEESVPRPDGSVRTYDVYKVPLFYPDGRRKGLVALGRDITDRRRAEEERDKLLEKEQAARAAAERAERRSAFLAETTRILSGTLDYEDTATRLAHLCVPFAADWCAVWTVDGHGGVHLGALAHVDPAREALAAPGSIRVEPDLPGGVSHVVRFGQPLLCPSVADTPEARLAALGTRDPSCEELVRTLGLSSYVAVPLVARGRTLGAITLARMPGSPSACAADLTLAEDLGHHAALALANARLYEESQEAIRARDEFLSIASHELRTPCTSLRLGIEALLRHARAGKLDRMPAPLIERLLETSDRQSKHLLHLIDRLLDVSRLEAGHLDLELEEVDLAALTREAAGELREESARMGGTLLVEAERPVRGMWDRARLRQVVTNLLGNALKYGAGKPVRVRASGDESQAWLCVEDRGIGIPEDRQPHIFERFERAVSSRHYGGLGLGLYIVRQIVEAHGGTIALASHPGEGSTFTVTLPKARAAVTARAS; this is translated from the coding sequence ATGATGCGAAGTGCCCCGAGGGATCGCGAAGCGCGACACGAGCACGCCCCCGCGGGAGGAGCACGCGCCGAGGAGAGGTATTCGCCGCCCGAGGAGGCGCCGCCCGAGCCGGCCATGTCGAGCGCCGAGCGGCTGCGCACGCTCATCGAGGCCTCGCCCGATCCCATTTTCATGAAGGACGGCGAGGGCCGCTGGCTCGAGGTCAATCGCGCGGGGCTCGAGCTCTTCGGGCTCGAGGGCGTCGATTACCAGGGCAAGAGCGAGGCCGAGCTCTCCGCCTTCACGCCTTTTTATCGCCAGGCATTGCTCTTTTGCCCGGATACGGACCGGGTCGCCTGGGACGCGGGCAAGCTCTCCCGCGTCGAGGAGTCCGTGCCCCGGCCCGACGGCTCGGTCCGGACGTACGACGTCTACAAGGTCCCGCTCTTTTATCCGGACGGCCGGCGCAAGGGCCTCGTCGCGCTCGGGCGTGACATCACCGACCGGCGTCGCGCCGAAGAGGAGCGCGACAAGCTGCTCGAAAAGGAGCAAGCCGCCCGCGCCGCCGCCGAGCGCGCCGAGCGCCGCTCGGCCTTCCTCGCCGAGACCACGCGGATCCTCTCGGGCACCCTCGATTACGAGGACACCGCGACCCGCCTCGCCCACCTCTGCGTCCCCTTCGCCGCCGACTGGTGCGCGGTCTGGACCGTGGACGGCCATGGCGGCGTGCACCTCGGCGCCCTCGCCCACGTCGACCCTGCGCGTGAGGCCCTCGCCGCGCCTGGCTCCATCCGCGTCGAGCCCGACCTTCCGGGTGGCGTCTCCCACGTCGTCCGTTTTGGCCAGCCGCTGCTTTGCCCCTCGGTCGCCGACACGCCCGAGGCGCGCCTCGCGGCCCTCGGCACGCGGGATCCTTCTTGCGAAGAGCTCGTCCGCACCCTGGGCCTCTCCTCGTACGTGGCGGTCCCGCTCGTCGCGCGTGGCCGGACGCTCGGCGCCATCACCCTCGCGCGTATGCCTGGCTCGCCGTCGGCTTGCGCGGCCGACCTCACGCTCGCCGAGGACCTCGGGCACCACGCGGCGCTCGCCCTCGCGAATGCGCGGCTCTACGAGGAGTCGCAGGAGGCCATCCGTGCGCGCGACGAGTTCCTCTCGATTGCCTCGCACGAGCTGCGCACCCCGTGCACCTCGCTGCGTCTCGGCATCGAGGCATTGCTGCGGCATGCGCGCGCGGGCAAGCTCGATCGAATGCCGGCGCCGCTGATCGAGCGCCTGCTCGAGACGAGTGATCGACAGAGCAAGCACCTGCTCCATTTGATCGACCGCCTGCTCGACGTCTCGCGCCTGGAGGCAGGGCACCTGGATCTGGAGCTCGAAGAGGTCGATCTCGCGGCATTGACGCGCGAGGCCGCGGGCGAGCTCCGCGAGGAGAGCGCGCGGATGGGCGGCACGTTGCTCGTCGAAGCCGAGCGGCCGGTGCGTGGGATGTGGGACCGGGCGCGTCTGCGGCAGGTGGTGACGAATTTGCTCGGCAATGCGCTCAAGTACGGCGCCGGCAAGCCGGTGCGTGTGCGCGCCTCTGGAGACGAATCGCAGGCGTGGTTGTGCGTGGAGGATCGGGGGATCGGGATCCCGGAGGACCGGCAGCCGCACATCTTCGAGCGATTCGAGCGCGCGGTGTCGTCGCGGCATTATGGGGGGCTCGGCTTGGGGCTGTACATCGTGCGGCAGATCGTCGAGGCGCACGGGGGGACGATCGCGCTGGCGAGTCACCCGGGGGAGGGCTCGACGTTCACGGTGACACTGCCGAAGGCGCGCGCAGCGGTGACGGCGCGAGCTTCCTGA
- a CDS encoding four helix bundle protein, whose amino-acid sequence MVLRIYGVAIEMLRMLRPVMERIGSKDPNLGDQLRRAATSIPLNLSEGAYSQGRNERARWHTAMGSAAEVRACLDVAEALGYVDGVDEELRIKLEHLIGTLYRLTRR is encoded by the coding sequence ATGGTGCTCAGGATTTATGGCGTGGCGATCGAGATGCTCAGGATGTTGCGGCCGGTGATGGAGCGGATCGGGTCGAAGGATCCGAATCTGGGGGACCAGTTGCGGCGGGCGGCGACGAGCATTCCTTTGAATCTGAGCGAGGGCGCTTATTCGCAGGGAAGGAATGAACGGGCCCGCTGGCATACGGCCATGGGTTCGGCGGCGGAGGTCCGCGCGTGCCTGGATGTGGCAGAAGCGCTCGGGTACGTGGATGGGGTGGACGAGGAGCTACGCATCAAGCTGGAGCATCTCATCGGCACCCTGTATCGCCTCACGCGACGCTAA
- a CDS encoding sigma-70 family RNA polymerase sigma factor, translating into MKYRPHPDGGDPYVDVSAEEINARRAFIREAALRYGVRIGDAEDIVQDVMIAACESARDCKIRGSARVPPEKTLEVFLRAVTWFRASNYRRRHRNRYEYTGDVDKLVGNIDPREAAEARDLLRAVARMRPKAANALLLALLGFTVAEAAKESGRNPSTHHRHVQELRRLLRKLGAEPAPKQAPRPGWKQRKRGR; encoded by the coding sequence ATGAAGTACCGGCCTCACCCCGACGGCGGGGATCCCTATGTCGACGTGTCGGCCGAGGAGATCAACGCACGCCGTGCATTCATCCGCGAGGCCGCGCTCCGGTACGGCGTGCGCATCGGCGATGCCGAGGACATCGTGCAGGACGTCATGATCGCGGCGTGCGAGTCGGCCCGAGACTGCAAGATCCGCGGCTCCGCGCGCGTCCCGCCCGAGAAGACCTTGGAGGTCTTCCTCCGCGCGGTCACATGGTTCCGGGCATCGAACTATCGCAGGCGACACCGGAACCGGTACGAATACACCGGCGACGTCGACAAGCTCGTCGGGAACATTGACCCGCGCGAGGCGGCCGAAGCGCGGGATCTCCTCCGCGCCGTCGCTCGCATGCGCCCGAAGGCCGCGAACGCCCTGCTCCTCGCCTTGCTCGGCTTCACGGTCGCTGAGGCCGCGAAGGAGAGCGGGCGCAACCCGTCCACGCATCACCGGCACGTCCAGGAACTCCGCCGTCTCCTTCGGAAGCTCGGCGCGGAGCCGGCTCCAAAGCAGGCGCCTCGCCCCGGTTGGAAGCAGCGTAAGCGCGGCCGATAG
- a CDS encoding 2-hydroxychromene-2-carboxylate isomerase encodes MRVVRFYFDVISPYVWLAWTQVPAIEARTGARFELEPVLFAGLLGAHGNKGPAEIAPKRVHMLHDVARWAMTLKRPYAGPPAHPFNPLKAQRMCAALEDAGERRRLAGALIVGTWEKGLDLMDDAVLRAIADDAGLDGAALLAATTEPAVKERLRANTERALAEGVFGVPSFLVDAELFWGSDRLVFVEAYLEGRLPVDKAEIEARLARPRAADRRNV; translated from the coding sequence ATGCGTGTCGTCCGCTTCTATTTCGATGTCATCAGCCCCTACGTCTGGCTCGCGTGGACCCAGGTCCCCGCGATCGAGGCGCGCACCGGCGCTCGCTTCGAGCTCGAGCCCGTGCTGTTCGCCGGGCTGCTCGGGGCGCATGGGAACAAGGGGCCCGCGGAGATTGCGCCGAAGCGGGTTCACATGCTCCATGACGTGGCGCGATGGGCGATGACGTTGAAGCGGCCCTACGCCGGTCCGCCCGCGCACCCGTTCAATCCTCTGAAGGCGCAGCGCATGTGCGCGGCCCTCGAAGACGCAGGCGAGCGCCGCCGCCTGGCCGGCGCATTGATCGTCGGGACCTGGGAGAAAGGGCTCGACCTGATGGACGACGCCGTCCTTCGCGCCATCGCCGACGACGCGGGCCTCGACGGCGCGGCGCTGCTCGCCGCCACCACGGAGCCGGCGGTGAAGGAGCGCCTCCGCGCGAATACCGAGCGCGCCCTTGCCGAGGGGGTCTTCGGGGTCCCGAGCTTCCTCGTCGACGCAGAGCTCTTCTGGGGGAGCGATCGGCTCGTCTTCGTCGAGGCCTACCTCGAAGGCCGGCTCCCTGTCGACAAGGCCGAGATCGAGGCGCGGCTCGCGCGGCCACGCGCGGCGGATCGAAGAAACGTCTAG
- a CDS encoding IS1 family transposase has translation MGNVLAWERRVAVVCHLVEGASVNATARMTGVSKPTILSLLLQSGEGCDRIHDARVHSLAIRDVEIDELWSFIQKKQRRVGPADPPHWGDAYAFLAMARTQKLLIAYRVGKRDEQNTRAFVADLRARLAVVPAITSDGFTAYPTAVGESFAIDGQAGAAVDYVVLLKEFNGRRFKDDSVRYEPPREPVMHKRGVYGAPDLDRASTSHIERANLTVRMHIRRFTRLCNGYSKSLPHHKAAVSLHVAFYNWCRVHETLRVTPAMEAGLTDHVWTVDELLREALGAPVQEKPRVRPLRLPDPGTAKELPGGRGWLRAVPSTGKAGAGPTAAPTPPRPPEAPAVRPVAAPRRRWVQMDLFGWKPPEK, from the coding sequence ATGGGAAACGTGCTCGCCTGGGAGCGGCGGGTCGCGGTCGTGTGTCATCTAGTCGAAGGGGCGAGCGTCAATGCAACGGCGCGGATGACCGGCGTGTCGAAGCCGACGATCCTCTCCCTCCTTCTACAGAGCGGCGAGGGATGCGACCGGATCCACGACGCGCGCGTGCATTCGCTCGCGATCCGAGACGTCGAGATCGATGAGCTTTGGAGCTTCATTCAGAAGAAGCAGCGGCGCGTCGGGCCTGCCGATCCCCCGCATTGGGGAGACGCCTACGCCTTCCTGGCAATGGCCCGGACGCAAAAGCTCTTGATCGCCTACCGGGTCGGGAAGCGCGACGAGCAGAACACACGCGCCTTCGTTGCCGATCTGCGGGCCCGTCTCGCGGTCGTGCCTGCGATCACCTCGGACGGCTTCACGGCCTACCCTACCGCGGTAGGAGAGAGCTTCGCGATCGATGGGCAGGCCGGCGCCGCGGTCGACTACGTCGTGCTCCTAAAGGAGTTCAATGGGCGCCGGTTCAAGGATGACTCGGTGCGGTATGAGCCGCCCCGGGAGCCCGTCATGCATAAGCGCGGGGTCTATGGCGCTCCCGACCTTGACCGGGCGAGCACGTCTCACATTGAAAGAGCGAACCTCACGGTTCGTATGCATATCCGACGCTTCACCCGCCTATGCAATGGGTACAGCAAGAGCCTGCCTCACCATAAGGCGGCTGTCTCGCTGCACGTCGCCTTCTATAATTGGTGCCGGGTGCACGAGACGCTCCGGGTCACGCCTGCAATGGAGGCAGGGCTGACCGATCACGTCTGGACGGTCGATGAGCTGCTGAGAGAGGCGCTCGGCGCGCCGGTACAGGAGAAGCCCCGCGTCCGGCCCTTGCGCCTGCCTGACCCGGGCACGGCGAAGGAGCTGCCCGGCGGCCGCGGATGGCTCCGCGCGGTCCCGAGCACGGGCAAGGCGGGGGCGGGGCCGACCGCCGCGCCTACGCCTCCCCGGCCTCCGGAGGCGCCTGCCGTGAGGCCGGTAGCGGCTCCCCGGCGTCGATGGGTACAGATGGATCTGTTCGGGTGGAAGCCCCCGGAGAAGTGA
- a CDS encoding transposase, with the protein MANFLPEEKRLRVLAALCDGNSIRAVERMTDVHRDTIMRLGLAWGEGAQNLHNRLARGLSCSLVQMDEVWSFVQKKQARVTPEDGPDVGEAYTFTALDASSRFVIAWHVGKRDQASTDVFMADLRARLVVMPAMTSDGFAPYIAAVGTSFGPGVDFAQTIKNYTKRGRREGPADHRYEPPRDPFITKRTVYGAPDLDKASTAYVERNNATMRHHVGRMRRLCYAFSKKLVNHRAAVALAYFHYNFCHVVSTLRVTPAMAVGLTDHVWSLAELEAALLTSGPCEAPAKQELRPRTPEGTARELPGGRGFLRVVDGGKGKPSEAPKPPPPPVPAPVRYATPHVDDHEARWEQMDLLAWRARERQLSFFDDEPDDD; encoded by the coding sequence GTGGCGAACTTCCTTCCCGAGGAGAAGCGTCTGCGCGTGCTCGCCGCGCTCTGCGACGGCAACAGCATCCGCGCGGTCGAGCGGATGACCGACGTCCACCGGGACACGATCATGCGCCTCGGCCTCGCCTGGGGAGAGGGCGCGCAGAACCTCCACAACCGCCTCGCCCGCGGGCTTTCGTGCTCCCTCGTGCAGATGGACGAGGTGTGGAGCTTCGTGCAGAAGAAGCAGGCCCGCGTGACCCCGGAGGACGGGCCCGACGTCGGCGAGGCGTACACGTTCACGGCCCTCGACGCGTCGAGCCGCTTCGTCATCGCCTGGCACGTGGGGAAGCGCGACCAAGCATCGACGGACGTCTTCATGGCCGATCTACGTGCTCGGCTGGTCGTGATGCCGGCGATGACCTCGGACGGGTTCGCCCCGTACATCGCCGCGGTCGGGACGAGCTTCGGCCCCGGCGTCGACTTCGCGCAGACGATCAAAAACTACACGAAGCGCGGGCGGCGCGAGGGGCCGGCCGATCACCGGTACGAGCCCCCGCGGGATCCGTTCATCACGAAGCGCACGGTCTACGGCGCGCCGGACCTCGACAAGGCGAGCACGGCCTACGTGGAGCGGAACAACGCCACGATGCGGCACCACGTCGGGCGCATGCGGCGGCTCTGCTACGCGTTCTCGAAGAAGCTGGTCAACCACCGCGCCGCGGTCGCCCTGGCCTACTTCCACTACAACTTCTGCCACGTGGTCTCGACGCTCCGCGTGACGCCCGCCATGGCCGTAGGGCTCACGGATCACGTGTGGAGCCTGGCGGAGTTGGAAGCCGCGCTTCTGACCTCGGGCCCGTGCGAGGCGCCCGCGAAGCAGGAGCTACGTCCTCGGACGCCCGAAGGGACAGCGCGAGAGCTCCCCGGCGGGCGCGGCTTCCTCCGCGTCGTCGACGGCGGGAAGGGCAAGCCGAGCGAGGCGCCGAAGCCCCCGCCGCCTCCGGTTCCGGCTCCGGTCCGCTATGCGACGCCGCACGTGGACGACCACGAGGCGCGCTGGGAGCAAATGGATCTCCTCGCGTGGCGTGCGCGGGAGCGGCAACTGTCGTTCTTCGACGACGAGCCGGACGACGACTGA